The genomic stretch TGGAATCTTAACCAGCAAAGTGATATTCGCGCTCGTATTTGCGCTGCCAGTTCCTCCGCTTCCCCCTCCATTGCCGTTTTCACCCAGTAGGTCGCTCCTATCCTCCGGCGGCAGAAACAATATGTAAAGAATAATCAATAAAGCTATTACCGCTATCAATGTGGCAGCTTGCCCTGCTGTTTCCTGAGCTCTTTTTTTAAACATTGCAGTTCATTTAAACAAATAAATAAATTTATATATAAACTTTATTGTTTTTAGGCCATGAAGCTGATTTATTCCAATATGAGGAAGGGGGAAGTGAAAATAAGGGTCGAAAGCTTAGATGACCTGTGGTATTTAAGCAATCTGATTGACGAGGGAGATTTAGTTAAAGGAAGGACTCTCAGAAAGATCAAAATCGGCGAGGAAGGCGCAAGAAAGCAGGCCGTCATTAAAAAACCCGTTTTTATCGCAATAAAGGTTGAAAAAGCTGAATTCAGCAAAACATCAGATGTTTTAAGGGTTCTGGGTACAATTGTCGAAGGCCCTGAAGACATCCCAAGAGGAGAGCATCATTCTTTTAACGTCGAGATCGGCTCGATTATAGAACTCGTAAAAGAAAAATGGCTGCGATACCAGCTGGATAAATTAAAGGAAGCATGCTCAGAGGAAGCATCCCGCATTTTGATATGCATTCTGGACAGAGAGTCTGCATTGTTTGCTTTGTCAAAAAAACAGGGTTATGATTTGTTGGGCAAAATGAAAGGTGAGGTTGAGAAAAAAGCAGTAAAGGAGAGAATAAAAGCAGAGTTCTATCTCGATGTGATAAAAACAATGCAGGAATATATTAAAAGATACAAAATAGACAGCCTAATCCTTGCAAGCCCGTCATTCTGGAAAGAAGATCTGGTTAAGCAGATTAAAGATGATGAATTGAAGAAAAAGATAGTTCTTGCAACATGCTCTTCTGAAGGCGAAGAAGCCATCAATGAAGTGCTGAAAAGAAAAGAAGTTCAGACAGTTTTAAAAAAAGACAGGATTGCAAAGGAAATGAACCTTGTCGAAGAATTGCTGGTTAATATTGCCAAAAATGCCCTTGCCGCCTATGGTATACAGGAAGTCGAGAATGCGGCAAATATGGGTGCAGTTAAGATTTTGATAGTTGCAGATTCTTTGATCAGGAGCTCAAGGGAAGAAAAGACTTATGACAGGCTGGACACAATAATGAAAACCGTTGACAGTGCAAAGGGAGAAGTGCACATCATAAGCTCGGATCATGACGGCGGAAAAAGATTAAACGGCCTGGGCGGGATTGGAGCGGTGTTAAGATATAGAATAAGTTAAATATGCTGTGGAGTGCCATTAATGAATAAAAAATACTGGTTCGATACCTGCATTTGGAGAGATTTCTATGAAGACAGATTTAGTAAAGCTGGAAACCCTCTCGGAAAATATGCCAGCGATGCATTCATGGCGGTTTTAAAAAATAAAGACAATATATTGTTTTCAGAATCATTAGTTCAAGAATTAAAGAAAGATTATGATGAAAAGGACATTAATGATATGCTCAACCTATTGTTCCTCGCCAAAGTTTTAACTAGGGTAGATATTGCAAAAGAAGAGTATCTCGAAGCAAAGAAATTAGCAGAGGAGAGAAAAATTCCTTTTGTTGACTGCCTTAATGCTGTGCAGGCGAGAAATAATAAAGCAACAATGGTATCCCAAGATGAGCATTTTACTAGGAATCTTTCTGATATCGTAAAAGTGATGAAACCGCAGTCTCTTAGCTAAATCTCTTGCCTAATTCTGCCAACAATTCCTTGCTTACTGCTTCTTTTGTCATTCTGTTTTCTTCGTGCGTAGTCTTTTTCCTGGCTTTGCCCCTGTATTTTAGAAACTCTTTAACCAGCTCTTCTTTGCCAAGTTCTGCCACTTTATCCCTTACTGCTTCCCTTATAAACTCTGTTCTGGAGTTGAAGTTATGTTCGGATATGGTTTCGTCTATCTTTTTTAGTACATCCTCTTGGAATTTTACAGTTACGGCTTCCATTGTATGCCAAAGTAATACATTGTAATATTTAAAGATTTCTGTTTTTTTCCACTTTTTTACTTTTTCGAATGATTTAAATATATAGTTTCAATATTCTGTTTCATGAGCATTCCGCTTGGCATAATCTTCGGGATCATTGCAATGATCGGCTGGGGAGTAGCTGATTTTTTTGCTGCAAAAGCCGTCAGAAAAACTGGCGTGCTTAAAACATTTCTTTGGAGCCAGATAATCGGCTTAATTTTATTTTTTATAATATTCTCTTTATTTTTTAAATTGCCGCTGCTGTCATTCAATACAATCGGCATAATCTCAATTGCCGGTTTTCTTGGTGTCATTTCATGGCTGGCTTTTTATAAAGGAATGCAGATAGGAAAAGTTTCAATTGTCAGCCCGATTGCTGCTTGTTGGGCGGTTGTTACAGTAATCTTGAGCCTGATTTTTCTTAATGAAAAGTTAACCATGCTTCAGGCTGTTGGTGTTGGTTTGGCTATTTTAGGCGCTGTCATGGCATCTTTCAAGCTGCACGATCTATTGAAATTAAGGCTGAAAAATATTGCAATAGGCGTAGAATATGCTATAATTGCATTGTTGGGATGGGGTGTATATTTTGTTCTTATTGGTTTTTTAGCAGCTGAATTAAAATGGTTCCTGCCAATATTTCTTATAAAAACAGCTACGGTTTTTTATTTATTCATATACTCCGGCGTAGCAAAGAAAAATATATCCTTCCCAAAAAATGCTGCATCATTCATACTCTTAATTGGCATTTTGGAATTTGCTGCCTTCTTATCCTATGGACTTGGCATTAGTTATGAATACACTGCCGTAGTCGCCCCAATCGGCGCAGCTTTCCCGATGGTTACTGTGATCCTGGCCAGGATATTTTTTAAAGAAACTTTGGAATTAAATCAGAAGATAGGCATTGTTTCCGTCTTGGCTGGCTTGGTTTTATTATCTATATAAAAATTACATCTCCCTGATGTTTTGAATTAATTTATTTATTACTTCTTTTGCATCACCATACACCATTACTGTGTTGGGATACCCAAAAAGCTCATTGCTGATCCCGGAAAAGCCCGCTCCTCCGGCGCTTCTTTTAATAACCATTACGGTCTTTGCTTCATACGCCTTTAGAATCGGCATGCCGTAAATTGGGCTTCCCTTGTTTTGGGTTGCTGCTGGGTTGACAATATCATTTGCTCCAACAATAAGCGCAACATCTGTATGCTTGAATTCGTGGTTTATATGGTCCATTTCCTTTAATTTATCATAAGGCACATCTGCCTCTGCAAGCAGAACATTCATGTGGCCGGGCATTCTGCCTGCAACAGGGTGGATTGCAAAATCAACTTTCACTCCCTTTTTTTCCAGAGTATCCATAAGATCGTAAACTGCATGCTGCGCTTGCGCCACCGCCATTCCATAGCCGGGGACAATGATCAGCGAATGCGCGTAAGCAAGTATAGGCGCAGCTTCCTCAACATCCATTGACTTAATATTTTTTTCAGCAGAGTCCTTGCTCACCGTAGATTTTGCAGCGCTTCCAAATCCTCCGAACAAGACATTTGCAAAAGAGCGGTTCATTGCCTTGCACATCAATATTGCAAGAATAAGGCCGGAAGAGCCATCTAATGCGCCAGCCACAATAAGCACTTTGTTGTTAAGTACAAATCCCAGGCCAGCTGCAGACAATCCTGCAAATGAATTTAAGATTGCAATTACTGTCGGCATATCTGCTCCGCCTATTGCCATGACAAGAAGAACGCCAAATACAAGGGCAAGAGCAGCCATTATGAGAAACATCAATGTATTCGCAGGGTTAAACAGCAAATAAGCGCCGGCAGCAATGGCGCTGATAAAAACAACTGCGCTTATTATTCTTCTTCCGGGATAAATAAAAGGCCTTCCTGAAATAAGCCCCTGTAATTTTGCAAATGCTATAATGCTTCCTGTAAATGTCAGATATCCCAAAATAACCTCTGCTGCAAGAATGATCATTGTAAATGTATCGATTTTTGGCGTATACTGAAAATATTCAGCAGTTCCAACTAATGCAGCAGCAAGCGCGCCAAATGCATGGGAGATTGCTGTTCTTTGCGGGACAGCAGTCATCGGCATTTTTAATGCCATGGCCGCTCCTGCAACTCCGCCGATTACAACAGCAATAATGACAATGTCATATCTTTGCAAGCCAGCCGCCATGATTGTTGCTATAATCGCCAATATCATGCCGCTGGCTCCGGCAAAATTCCCTCTTCTTGATGTTTTCACTTCACTCATCCATCTGAGGGAGAGTATGAACAGCACAGCTGAAACAACATAGATAAGCTCAGCAAGGATCATTTTTTCCTCTCCTGCTTGAACATCTTCAGGATTCTTTCTGTAATCATAAATCCGCCTATGGCGTTTGTTGCAGCGCAGGCAATGGCAGCAGCAGCCAGCGCAACAATTAAAATATTATTTGCATGAGCCATGACAATAAGTGCAGCAACAATGACGACAGAAGATATGGCATTAGTCAATGACATAAGAGGAGTGTGCAATAATCTTGAAACATGCCTTATCAGCTCCAATCCAAGCAGCGATGAGATCAGGAAAATCAATAAATTAATTATTATATCTGAAGAGGTTGCTTCTATCATGCTGCACCGCCTTTCTGTAATTCTTTCGCAGCAGTCTCATTTATTATCCTGCCTTCATGAGTTACCAATGAGCCTGCAATAATTTCATCAGTAAGATCAATATGCAATTTTCCTGCTTTAATAATAGTTGACAATAAAGCAAAAATATTTTTTGCATACATCTGCGTTGAATGGACAGGAACAGTTGCCGGGATATTTTTCACTCCAATGATCTTAACTCCGTGCTTTACAGCAATTTCACCTGGCTCTGTCAAAGCGCAGTTTCCTCCCTGGACAGCAGCCATATCAACAATAACCGAGCCAGCTTTCATTGATTTCACCATTTCTTCTGTCACAAGAATCGGAGCTTTTTTTCCAGGAACCAGTGCAGTGCATATTACAATATCTGCATTTGCAACCCTCTTGCTGACTTCTTCAGCCTGCCTTTTTAGGAATTCCGGCGATGCAGCTTTGGCATATCCTCCCTTATCTTCTGCATCCTTGTCAAATTTAACTTCAATGAATTTTGCCCCTAAGCTTTCAACCTGCTCTTTGACAGAAGGCCTTACATCAGAAGCTTCCACTAAAGCGCCAAGCCTCTTTGCAGTTGCAATTGCCTGCAATCCTGCAACACCTGCTCCAAGAATAACAACCTTTGCTGGATGCAATGTGCCTGCAGCAGTCATCATCAAAGGAAATATTTTTCCTAATTCATTAGCTGCCATAATGACTGCTTTGTAACCGCCAATATTTGCCTGCGATGTCAGTGCATCCATTTTTTGCGCCCTTGAAATGCGCGGAATCAGATTCATCGAGAAACACGTTATTTTCTTGTCAGCCATTGTTTTTATTATGTCCAATGACGATGAAACATCCATGAATGACAGCCAGCAGGCATTTTCTTTCATATGATGATGTAATGGCGGATTTACTGCAAGGATTATATCTGCAGAAGAATAAAGCTTGTCATGGCCGATAACTGCGCCTGCTTTTTTATATTCTTCGTCTGAGAAGGATGATCTCTCGCCTGCGCCAGCCTCAACATGGACTTCAAGGCCGTGCTCGATCATAGCTTTAACAGTTTCAGGTGTAGCTGCTGCTCTTGTTTCCCCTTCCCCCACATCTTTAATTATAAAGACGATCAGTTTTGGATCTTCTGCCATTGAACAGGAGCAGGGGAACAGAGCTGATTAAAATAGTTTTCTAATTTCATAGATCAGTATCCTAACTCCAAAAAAGTTGCGGAAGAAAAAAAGAAATATAAACCTTGTTTATGGAGTCTTGGTTAGTTATATTTCCGCGTCAGTATATCTCTGAATTACTGGTCTCGTACTCTTAGTTAGTTCCATTGCCAAGTCGCTAAGCTCTTTGTCGTCTAGGGGCTTTTTTAAATGGATTTCTGTTGGGCCTCCTCTGCGCCCGGGTCTAATCTCTATCTTACTAGTTGGTAAATTAAAACAGCCTTTTTTTAAGAGATCTGTTTGAAACTCACCGCCATCTCTATGACTTAACATATAATCTACAAGTTCATTTTTAGACTTGAATACGTTCGATGTTGAGCCCAAGGCTGCAAACTCTGGTGGGTCGGAATACCCATAACCGACCTTTTGTATGCATTCATGTCCACCATAATACACTTCAGTTTTCCACACATATATATTGTCCATTTTCATTACCTCCTTGTTCATTTATTTTATTTACTAATAAGTGATAATACTGACAACTATATTAATCTTTATCCTCCCAAAAGAGACTATAATAGAAAGATTTAAAAAGAATGAGAACAATCATAAAATAATGGATGTTGCAATCTTAGAAGATTTGGGATTAACTCAGGCGGAAATCAAAGTCTATGTGGCTCTTTTGGAGTTAGGCAGCTCTACTGCCGGCCCAATCCTGGAGAAATCAAATTTACAGAATTCTGTAGTTCACAGAGCCCTGAACTCTCTCATAGAGAAAGGCCTGATCAGTTTCATATTAGAGGGAAAAAGAAGGATTTACCAGGCCACAGACCCTGAAAACTTTTTTAATTTCATTGATGACAAAAAGAAAAGGTTCGGGGAGCTTTTGCCCGAACTGAAAGAAAAACAAAAACTGGCTAAAAAAGAAGAGGGCGCATCAATTTTTAGGGGAAAAAGGGGAATTAATGAGCTTTATAATGTCTTACTAAATTCCGGGGGAAAGGAATACAATACCTTCGGCGGCGGAACAAGAGTCACCCATGATGTTATGGGTGAAACATGGTGGAAAAACCTTCATGTTAAAAGACTAGAAAAAAAGATTAAGTGCAGGCAGGTATTTGATGAAACAATCAGAACATTCGGAGAGGAATTAAACAAAAAACCATTAACCAGCATCCGTTTTTTATCAGAAAAATTCGAGCAGCTTCAGGAAACAGTCATTATTGGAAATTATGTTGGAATTGCTATTTTTACAGAACGCCCTTACGGAATATTGATTAAAGACAAAACTGTTGCAGATGGCTACAGAAAACAGTTTGAGATCCTTTGGAAAACAGCAATCTCCTAGATGTGAAAATTCATTCATAATTATTCGCCATTTTTGTCCTCAGAAAGCAATTTCTCCATCTCTCTTGTAAACTCTTTTGCTCTCTGCAATGAGGTCTTGGCTTTTGACTGCTTTTCAACTTCTATTGTCTTATATTGTATCAGGCTTCTCTTGTTTCTTTCAAACTCAAATGATTCTATTAAAGCATCTGCTTTCAATCCTGCAAGATTCAGTGCTTCTTCTTTTGTTTCCTCGTATTCTTCAATTAAAGATTCTTTCAGTTTTCCCTTAACATAAACAATTATTGCGTCCGAAGTTACTTTATGGACAATTTTTTCTCCCACCTTGTAGCCAAGTTTAAAAAGTACAGCATTTGCATAATAATACATTGCGTAATATGAGCAGACTATTACCCATAATTCCGAAATATTCCTTTGGCTGATTTCTTCTGCCACTCTCAGGCTCTCCTTTGCATTCCTTAAAAGAATGTTTATCACTTGTTTGTCCATAACCGCTTTTTTTAGCAGCCCATCTCTCAAGTAAGATTTTACATTGCTTTCAGCTTCCTTTATTCTTTTATCTGTTAACATTTTCCATCACCCTGTAATATTCCTCTATTCCGATTAATATAATATTGTTTTTAATAGCTTCGCTTACAGCTGTAAACTCCTTGCTTTTTGCCATATGGATAAAATCTTTGAAACTCACATGGGTTAAATGTATTTTGTCAGGCAATAGCGAAAGAGTGGCTTCTATTTCTTTGCCATCTCCGCCAATAGCCAAAATATCAATATCCGAATGTTTGTTTGCAGTTCCTTTTGCATGAGAGCCAAAAAGCAAAGCTATAAACAAAAAGTTTAGCTCTGCCAGCCTGTTGTGGAGCACCAGAAAATCCTTGTTCTTAAACAGGGCCATTCTTCTCAGGTATTCTGCATCGTAAACTTTGTTGCTGAATCTATTTGTGAATTCACAAATCTTTGAATTGCCTATCTTAGTGACTTTAAGCAGGCCTTCTTTCTCAAGCATTGCTACCTTCTCATATGCGATTCTGTAATTGATTTTTAGGGCTTCAGCTATCTTTTTTATGGTAAATCGCTCTTCTTTCCTGCAAAGCAGGAGCTTCAATATATCTATATCGCCGTTCATAACTATTACCTATTGTAATAATACTATTACTTACGGTAATATTTAAACTTTTCGATTATAAAGTTCAGGCAATTTTCAACTATTGACGTGGCGGCTTTGATCTTTTATTTTTTTCAAATACTCTCCCCTCAGGATCAATGCCTGCATTGCCTTTGCTGATTTGCTCAGATCGTTGTAATCCGGGATCTTGTGCGTTTTAAGCAGTTCTATGCTCTCCCTGCTGAACTTCCCCCCCATGTAAGTGCACACAATTGGCTTTGAAGGGAATTTTTTATTTGCTTCAATGACAATCTTTGCGTCTTCAATGGAATCAGTCATTGCCTGCAGCGTCTGTATCACGATAAGGCTGTGTATGTACTCTTCGCCAAGCAAAGTATTGATCGCAGCTTCATACCTTTCAGGCAGGGCATCTCCAATAATGTCAAGCGGATTCCTTCTTGAATATGCAGGATGCATCTTTCCGCTTTTATCCAATTTATTTATCGTACTTTGCTTCAGCTCAACAACATTCACTCCATACTCAGAGCATTTGTCTGCGCATAAAACTCCGCATCCGCCGCCATTGGTAACAATCGCAACTGCATTCTCCCGGCATGGCTGCTGCTCAGCCAATGCTTTTGCAATATCAAATAATTCTTCAACTGTATCTGCAATTATTAACCCGGATTGCCTGAATGCAGCCTCATATACTTCATAGCTTCCTGCCAATGATCCAGTATGAGATGAAACAGCGCTTTTTCCAGTCTGCGTTTTTCCGGCTTTCAGAACAACTACTGGCTTTATTCTGCTGACTTTTTTTGCAATCTCCATAAATCTTCTTCCGTCATCTATCCCCTCGATATAAAGCGCAATTGCATTTGTTTCATCATCATTGCCAAGCCATTCTAAAAAATCATAAACATCAAGATCTGCCCCGTTGCCATAACTGATTACAGCACTAAAACCATACCTTTCTTCAATCGCCCAGTCAATAATAGAATCAGCAAGCGCGCCCGACTGGCTGATAAATGCAACATTTCCTTGAGGCGGTGTTGAAGGGGCAAAGCTTGCATTCATTGAAGCAGCAGGCCTTATTATGCCGAGGCAGTTTGGCCCAACCAATGGAATTTTTGCAGCTTTGGCTAGTTTAACAACTTCGTCTTGTAATTTTTTACCCTCCTCCCCCAACTCTGCAAATCCTGCTGAGATTATAATGGCGCCCTTGACTTTTTTCTTTGCGCACTCTTTCATTATTGCAGGAACGATCTTTGCAGGCAAGGCAATAACAGCAAGATCAATTTCATCAGCAACATCTCCAAGTTTAGCATAGCACTTTATTCCAAGAATCTCGTCTGCATTCGGGTTTATTGGATAAATGCTGCCTTTAAACGGCTTGCAGTACTTGCATTTGAAAACACAGCCAACTGTAAGATTCCTTAAAATAGCGTGCCCGACAGATTTCTCATCCCTTGATGCGCCGATTATTGCAATCGATCTCGGATTAAATATAGCATCAAGTTTTTTTATTTTATTTTTCACCATTTTTATTTCCCGGCAATAAACCTTGCATCAACAATCTTTGCAGTTTTTTTATTCACAATCACAGGATTGAAATCAAGCTCCACGATATTCTTCTCTTTAATCGCTAATTTTGATAATTTTAAGATGATGTCAGCAATTGCATTAATATTCGCCTTTTCCGATCCTCTTGCTCCTTTCAGCACTTCATAGCCCTTTATCTCTTTGATCATCTCCATTGCCTCATTCTTATCAATCGGCGCAATCCTGAAAGAAACATCCTTCATTATCTCAACAAAAATCCCGCCCAGGCCGAACATAAGCACAGGCCCGAACTGGGCATCGCGCTTCATTCCGATGATCACAGCAGTTCCGCGCTCCATCTTCTGCACAACAACCCCGTTTATTTTCGCATTTTTAATATTTTTAATTATTTTGCAGTATGCAGTTTCAATTTCTTCCTTTGACTTTAAATCCACAATAACTCCGCCGACATCGCTTTTATGAATAATGTCAGGAGAATCTATTTTTAAAACAACAGGATATCTCATCTTATCCGCTATTTTGCACACTTCAGATTCAGATTTTGCTAATTCTGATGATGGAAAAGGCAGTTTATATTTTCTCAAAATCTTTTTTGCATCTATAAAACCAAGATTCCTCATCATGCACTATTTTTTATTGCAGCATATTTAAACATTATGGAAAAGAACTGTTTCCACTCCAGAGTCGTATGGCTCCTTTTATACAGGCATATAGTATCAAAAAATGATTAAAAAAAGTAACATATAAATAGTAGTACCATTATGATATCTTATTATAGAGTGATTTTTTTCACGGAGGGGTGTAAAAATGATTGTAAAAGAAGAATTTTTAAGCAAACTCAGGAGATATTTTTCTCTAAATTTGTATGAAGTGAAGATCTGGACAGCTTTGCTGTCGAGAGGCGTATCAACAGCAGGAGAGCTTTCTGATATTGGAAATGTTCCAAGAAGCAGAAGCTATGATGTATTGGAAAGCTTGGAAAAGAAAGGATTTGTCATAATGAAGCTTGGCAAGCCAATAAAGTACATTGCAGTTCCTCCTTCTGAAGTTATTGAAAGAGTAAAGAAGAACATGAGAGAAGATGCCGATGATAAAGTAAAAAGATTGGAAGAGCTTAAGGGAACAGAGGTGATAGGCGAGCTTAACACCTTGCATAAAGAAGGCATTGAATTAGTTGAGCCGAGTGATCTTTCAGGCAGCCTGAGAGGAAGGCACAATCTGTACAACCACATCGAGCTGACAATAAGGAATGCTGAAGAAAGCGTTACAATAATGACGACAACACAAGGGCTGATAAGAAAAATTGAAGGATTAAAGCCTACATTTGAAAAACTAAAGAAAAGAGGCGTCAAAATAAGAATAGCCGCTCCGATTACAAAAGAAGCCGCAGCTGCTGTAAAAGACATTTCAAGCGTGGCAGAGATAAGGAATACGAACAGCAAGGCAAGGTTCATAATTGTCGACGGAAAAGAGCTGATCTTTATGGTGCTTGATGACAAAGACGTCCATCCAACCTATGATGTTGGAATCTGGATCAATTCACCTTTCTTTGCAGGAGCATTAGAAGAGTTGTTCGAGCTTGCATGGAAAGAAATGAAGCCTGCTGAAAAACTCATCAAGGCATAAATTCATTTTTATTTCTTTTTTCAATTCTTTTTGACAATGTAAAATTTCGACATTTTTATATATCAAACCATCTAACCCATTATAGTTGAAAATGGACTTAAAAAAGCTAATTAACACTTTGCATCCTCTAGAAAGGAGAGTTCTGCCTTTTTTAGATAAATATAGCTATCTAAATGACTTAGTTAACATAACTGGGCTTAAAGAAGTCGAAGTAATGCGCGCATTGCAATGGTTACAGAACAAAAACATAATAAAACTCTCAGAAGAGTCAAAAGAAGTGATAAATATCGATGAAAATGGCAGAAAATACATTAAAGAAGGATTACCAGAGATTAAATTACTAAAATCGCTTAAAAAATCAGATTTAACATTAAATCAGGCAAAAGATAGAGCAAATTTGAGTAAAGACGAATTAAACATCTGTTTGGGCGTTTTAAGGAAGAAAGCAGCCATTTTTATCACAAAAGACAAGGACATTATAATAAAGCTTATGGATCAAGGAAGGAAAATTCTTGATAATGGCAGCCTGGAAGAAATTTTCTTAAAAAACCAATTTCCCATCGAGCTTAAACTTTTAAAAGAAGAAGAGAGATTTGCTTTTGAAGAGCTTAAATCAAGAAGGAAAATATTAAAATTGGATCTTGTAAAAATTAAAAGAGCAGAGCTTACTGATACAGGCAAAAAAATTCTTGAAGCAGGGATTGATGTAGGAAATATACTTGACAGGCTAACCTCAGCAATGCTTAGAGACAGCTCTTGGAAAGAAAAGGAATTCAGAAGATATGACATCAAGATAAATGTTCCCTCTGTTTTCGGCGGAAGAAAGCAGCATTACAGAAGATTCCTGGATGAAGTGCGGCAGAAATTTCTTGCGCTAGGATTTACAGAGATGTTCGGCCCCATAGTTGAAACAAATTTCTGGGACATGGATGCATTATTTATGCCGCAGTTCCACTCAGCCCGCGACATCCATTCCGCTTACCATATAAAAGATCCGAAATTTGCAAAGGATCTTCCAAAAGACCTTGTTGATAAAGTTAAGAAAGCGCATGAAAATGGATTTGGAACCGGAAGCAAAGGCTGGCAGTATGAGTTTGATGTTAAATTAACAGCGCAGCATTTGCTTAGAACCCAGGGAACAGCTTTAAGCGCAAGAATGCTTGCTTCAGACCAGTTAAAAATTCCTGGAAAATATTTTGCAATTGCCCGCTGTTTTCGCCCTGATGTTGTTGATGCAACGCATTTGGCGGATTTTAACCAGGTTGAGGGCATC from Candidatus Woesearchaeota archaeon encodes the following:
- a CDS encoding mRNA surveillance protein pelota, with amino-acid sequence MKLIYSNMRKGEVKIRVESLDDLWYLSNLIDEGDLVKGRTLRKIKIGEEGARKQAVIKKPVFIAIKVEKAEFSKTSDVLRVLGTIVEGPEDIPRGEHHSFNVEIGSIIELVKEKWLRYQLDKLKEACSEEASRILICILDRESALFALSKKQGYDLLGKMKGEVEKKAVKERIKAEFYLDVIKTMQEYIKRYKIDSLILASPSFWKEDLVKQIKDDELKKKIVLATCSSEGEEAINEVLKRKEVQTVLKKDRIAKEMNLVEELLVNIAKNALAAYGIQEVENAANMGAVKILIVADSLIRSSREEKTYDRLDTIMKTVDSAKGEVHIISSDHDGGKRLNGLGGIGAVLRYRIS
- a CDS encoding PIN domain-containing protein; its protein translation is MNKKYWFDTCIWRDFYEDRFSKAGNPLGKYASDAFMAVLKNKDNILFSESLVQELKKDYDEKDINDMLNLLFLAKVLTRVDIAKEEYLEAKKLAEERKIPFVDCLNAVQARNNKATMVSQDEHFTRNLSDIVKVMKPQSLS
- a CDS encoding ribbon-helix-helix domain-containing protein, whose protein sequence is MEAVTVKFQEDVLKKIDETISEHNFNSRTEFIREAVRDKVAELGKEELVKEFLKYRGKARKKTTHEENRMTKEAVSKELLAELGKRFS
- a CDS encoding DMT family transporter; the encoded protein is MSIPLGIIFGIIAMIGWGVADFFAAKAVRKTGVLKTFLWSQIIGLILFFIIFSLFFKLPLLSFNTIGIISIAGFLGVISWLAFYKGMQIGKVSIVSPIAACWAVVTVILSLIFLNEKLTMLQAVGVGLAILGAVMASFKLHDLLKLRLKNIAIGVEYAIIALLGWGVYFVLIGFLAAELKWFLPIFLIKTATVFYLFIYSGVAKKNISFPKNAASFILLIGILEFAAFLSYGLGISYEYTAVVAPIGAAFPMVTVILARIFFKETLELNQKIGIVSVLAGLVLLSI
- a CDS encoding NAD(P)(+) transhydrogenase (Re/Si-specific) subunit beta translates to MILAELIYVVSAVLFILSLRWMSEVKTSRRGNFAGASGMILAIIATIMAAGLQRYDIVIIAVVIGGVAGAAMALKMPMTAVPQRTAISHAFGALAAALVGTAEYFQYTPKIDTFTMIILAAEVILGYLTFTGSIIAFAKLQGLISGRPFIYPGRRIISAVVFISAIAAGAYLLFNPANTLMFLIMAALALVFGVLLVMAIGGADMPTVIAILNSFAGLSAAGLGFVLNNKVLIVAGALDGSSGLILAILMCKAMNRSFANVLFGGFGSAAKSTVSKDSAEKNIKSMDVEEAAPILAYAHSLIIVPGYGMAVAQAQHAVYDLMDTLEKKGVKVDFAIHPVAGRMPGHMNVLLAEADVPYDKLKEMDHINHEFKHTDVALIVGANDIVNPAATQNKGSPIYGMPILKAYEAKTVMVIKRSAGGAGFSGISNELFGYPNTVMVYGDAKEVINKLIQNIREM
- a CDS encoding proton-translocating transhydrogenase family protein, coding for MIEATSSDIIINLLIFLISSLLGLELIRHVSRLLHTPLMSLTNAISSVVIVAALIVMAHANNILIVALAAAAIACAATNAIGGFMITERILKMFKQERKK
- a CDS encoding Re/Si-specific NAD(P)(+) transhydrogenase subunit alpha, translated to MAEDPKLIVFIIKDVGEGETRAAATPETVKAMIEHGLEVHVEAGAGERSSFSDEEYKKAGAVIGHDKLYSSADIILAVNPPLHHHMKENACWLSFMDVSSSLDIIKTMADKKITCFSMNLIPRISRAQKMDALTSQANIGGYKAVIMAANELGKIFPLMMTAAGTLHPAKVVILGAGVAGLQAIATAKRLGALVEASDVRPSVKEQVESLGAKFIEVKFDKDAEDKGGYAKAASPEFLKRQAEEVSKRVANADIVICTALVPGKKAPILVTEEMVKSMKAGSVIVDMAAVQGGNCALTEPGEIAVKHGVKIIGVKNIPATVPVHSTQMYAKNIFALLSTIIKAGKLHIDLTDEIIAGSLVTHEGRIINETAAKELQKGGAA
- a CDS encoding helix-turn-helix domain-containing protein codes for the protein MDVAILEDLGLTQAEIKVYVALLELGSSTAGPILEKSNLQNSVVHRALNSLIEKGLISFILEGKRRIYQATDPENFFNFIDDKKKRFGELLPELKEKQKLAKKEEGASIFRGKRGINELYNVLLNSGGKEYNTFGGGTRVTHDVMGETWWKNLHVKRLEKKIKCRQVFDETIRTFGEELNKKPLTSIRFLSEKFEQLQETVIIGNYVGIAIFTERPYGILIKDKTVADGYRKQFEILWKTAIS
- a CDS encoding HEPN domain-containing protein, with protein sequence MLTDKRIKEAESNVKSYLRDGLLKKAVMDKQVINILLRNAKESLRVAEEISQRNISELWVIVCSYYAMYYYANAVLFKLGYKVGEKIVHKVTSDAIIVYVKGKLKESLIEEYEETKEEALNLAGLKADALIESFEFERNKRSLIQYKTIEVEKQSKAKTSLQRAKEFTREMEKLLSEDKNGE
- a CDS encoding nucleotidyltransferase domain-containing protein; the protein is MNGDIDILKLLLCRKEERFTIKKIAEALKINYRIAYEKVAMLEKEGLLKVTKIGNSKICEFTNRFSNKVYDAEYLRRMALFKNKDFLVLHNRLAELNFLFIALLFGSHAKGTANKHSDIDILAIGGDGKEIEATLSLLPDKIHLTHVSFKDFIHMAKSKEFTAVSEAIKNNIILIGIEEYYRVMENVNR